The Cryptococcus deuterogattii R265 chromosome 4, complete sequence genome segment GAAACCCACACTTACTCAAGCTTCGCTCGatcccctctctctcttgcaGCCTCGGCTGCTTTCCCCCACTCTCCACATCGCACATACAAATCTGCCCGGTCTTTGGCATCACATCGAGAAACGAATGTGGCAGCATGCTTAGGTTGAGGTGGCGTGAGGGACAAAAGATGTGTCTGTAATTTCCATTCTAGTCAGTTTAATATCCCAATAGAGATGTACAGGCGACCCACTACAAAGGGCTCGTACCCTATGGGGCTTTTCTTCGACTTTGCAAATCCCTCTAAACCATCCCAATCCTTTACCTCTGCCAATGCTTTAAGCTTgacccaccaccaccgcttATCTGGCACCTTCCAGTCAGCCCTCACCCGCTCTGCACGTTTCCCAAAGCCTTCAATAAGAAGTTTATGTATGAATTCATCGACGGACAAGCCTGTGAATTTGAACTTATGGACGAGCTCTCGTTCATAGGCTTCCTGGAGAGTAAGAAGACGTTGAGCGTCTTCAATCATCTACAGTGATATTGTTAGATATGGCATTTCTTAGAAATATGGATATGAGTGACTTACTTTAGCTTCAAAGGCCCGCTCTTTACTTTCCCCAAACCTCTTTGCAGCGACCTTGAGATGCTCAATCCTGTCATTTATATCTTGACTCTGCCccgcttcttccatctccaaacaAGCACTCTCTGTCCGTCTATCATCTTGGTAGTAAAAGTTGCGTAGCAGTTGACGATCGGCTTGACGGGCGTACACTTGCAGGAGGTTGACAGCAGGCTTGAGATTGGGCGAGATGGAGTCATCGAGAatgtggaagaagtcgCCCGGAGTGAGCGATGAGCGTAAATGAAGTAGGACATGATAGACTAAAGGACAGAGATCATCAGTTGCCATCATATTTCGCTGGAAATGAATGACTTGCCGAGATCGGTGTCCCCAGAATCGACAGCTTTAGTCAACGCAATCTTGTCCTGCTTCATCTGCAATAGCAATGGGACCTGCTCCGTGGCTCGGGGCTCATGATCCAGCAGCATTGTAGCCAACCTCGTTCTCCCCGCTTCCCACGCCTTCTTCGCAGTCTCCGCGTAACTGACTCCCctctcaccttccttttcaaatTTTTCGACGATAGCTTCGCAGACTTGTTCGTCTTCAATAACGCCGCGGTCTGAGGGGTCAACCCCCTTGTTGGAGCGAGTGATTCTTGCTGTGGCCCAGTGTTTCAAAACAGGGTCTGGAcggatggagagatgtTGGGAAATGCGTAGGgcaaggaggtggaggttgcgAGAGATAAGATGCGAGATAAGGTacgagggagatgatgtAATATACCTTTGCTCACGATTTAGGTAGTTTTCTTCACAAAACAGGTCGGGGAACTCACTGATCGTAAGTGATAGGGATGCCCACTTCGAAATACCTGACCGCATTCAAGACCTTCAACGTTTGCGCCATCTCCACAAACTCGCTAGGATTATACAGATCCATGAATGCTTGTCCAAATTGAGCAGCCTGCAATTTTCATGACTTCTAATGCCATTCAAATGGAAAAGGTGAGAGACCcaccttcaacaacttcCTCTGCCAAATGACCTCAATCTCCCTCCCAGCCGCTTGAATACACGTATCAACAGCATCTGCCAGCTCTGGCCTTATGCTGCGTATATTTTCATCGGCCTTTGGCGATTTGCGTTCAAAATGATCGAAGGCGTCGTAGAGGATAGAGGCAGGATGGGTTGAGCCGGGTCTAAACAcagagagggaagagtcTATAAGAGGTTGATAAGCTTTAGAATTGAATAAGTGGGAGAAGGTACTGACCAGGTACTTTTTGAATGAAGTCGCAAGACGTTGACGAGATTACTCTGAGTCCATCGAGCTCCCAAACCAGATGAACCGATGGCGAGTAATTGTACCTTCACCTTTTCATGAGCACCGGTGGCCGCTTACACCATAGAATACATTTACGTACTTGAGAGAATCACCTGCAGGGCCGACAACGATCACTTTCCCACCCCACCCAAGGACTACCGCGTTGTCACCACACCATTCTACTTTTTCAGGTAACCCAGCATTGTCGCTCAGCTCGCCGATATCGACTTCCGACAAGTTGCGACTGAAGTCGGACGATACGACCCACAATAATCCGAATACGGTGATAAGAGCAAGGAATCGACCGTTGGGTGATACTCGGATGTGTGAGAATGGACCACGAGAGACACGCTGGTCGATGCGCTCAAGTGCGTCGAGGGTTATCAATGTAGAAGACGTTGAGAAGAGCACCTGGGCATGACCTGTTGGAGATTTGTCTGGTGATAGAAGAGACCAAGACGTTGGTAATTCACTTAAGCCTGTGACAGTTTTGTTAACAAATGTGCAGCCAGAGCTTCTCCTTACGTACCACTGGGAGATAAACGCATAGCCCGACCGCCTGACCAGCCGTTGACTTGAAGGTACTCCAGGCCCCCAGTCAAAACAATCATACCATCTTCCCATGCTTGCGCGTCTACTAGTCCCATTTCTGCAACTTCGCTTCCCAATGTATGCTGCTTATACTCGCCTGAGCTCGACAAGTCATAAACACGGTATAAGCCTTCATCCGAAAGCACAATGAGGTTCTGAGAGGTGAAGTGAAGTAATATAGGTGGAGTAAGATCCCATGTGAAAGTATTCAAAAGGATTCCTGAAGAGGTGTAGACGTAGATTTTGGGTTTTCCCGGTGGATGTTTTCCTAGGAGCATGATTTTCCGCTCATCTCTAATCATGGCTATTGATTTAGTGATTAGCAAAAATGACAAAACAGGTTGACAAAAGGCTCACCGATAGGACCACCGTTTCGGGCTGATGTAACTATGTAGTCTGAAAGGTCTGATATCTTCCACTCCAAGGAGTATATCTCGTCCTTGCGATAGAATACATCCTGTATCGTGTCCCAGCTGGAGAGAGTACAGGTGGTGAGCATGCGAGTCGGCTGTGAGGAGGATTGTGGGTGCTTTGGAGGTTCTCGAGATACTTACGTCGCTGTTGGTGGCGGTATGGCGGCCATTATGTGTCTGATATGACAACTGTTGCGAGTACAGCGTTCGATGTAGATGTATGTAGATTGAAGTCGCGatcgatgacgatgaagaataACAATGAAGCTGGTCCCCGTACAAGAGGACTGCTTGCGGACATAGCCgctccttgatcttctgttatcatcatcgacggcacttccatcttctcggTCATCGACATCTATACTCTATATATACACTCACGCTGCGGAAGAGATACCAGCAAGGTGAAAAGATGTGCAGCTGTTATCTCCAAATACTGCATGGCATTACATTTGCTGACTGTTTCGGTAGCCGCTTCAggtcaacaacaacgacaacaacagcaactATCTCGAAACAACATCCTTACTTCTCCATCACAGAATAAACAGCCCCAGGAGTCTGCATTGTCTATTAAAGAGCTTCCCGACTATCCTTCACTCTATACAAGGTGCAACTACCGGCATAACCAGTAAACTTATGGACGAAGAAACTGACCTCGCTTTGCTGGTACGTATGTTCGACAACGCGACATGGATTATGACTGATCAGAATTGTCCCAGGACCAGCATCTCCTTAAAACAAACCAGCTTGGGCAACGTATGACAAGTAAGGAGGTAACGTTAAGGCTTGATTATTATCTAATGTCAAATAGATATACTTGGCCAGCTTGACAACAGGTTATACAGGCTTGACAAGGCCATTGTTCCGCTTGGGATTCAGCCACtgacaaggaaagatgCTAGTATGTTTAAATTTTCGCTACAAACCCCGGAATCTTACTGTTCTGGCTGCAGATATAGATGCCCTACTCAGCTACTTGTCAGGCAAACCTGTCGCTTCGATCCCAGATTCTCGCCCAGCCATTAGCAGACAAGCCACCACATCCAGTACCACCAAAGGCTATTCTGTGGAACCCGCTTCTGCCATATCGTCGCATATGACCACATCTATATCTTCCAAAACTCCTTCACGCTCCACCACCCCTACAGATGACGCCGTTCTCCTGACAAGAGGACCTGATATCATGGCTTTGGGGGAATTCTTTAGTGCACTGGATAAAGTCATTGACGATTTAGAAATGATGTATAAAGGCTTGATGGAGGGTAGAGGTGGAGCAAGGGAAGCAGGTGTAAAAGATCTTGTCAGTGTAATTTATTTGCGAAGCCTAAAGATAAGCTGACAGGAATGACAGACCCACTTGGTGGAAACTGGTTTTAGGTCGATGACACAGCTTTTCTTGAAACTTTCGAAAGACGGTATGGGAAAAACGTTTGATGTCGATACTCTCCTCAACAACGGCCCTCCCACCCCTCCTAATCTTTTTCCACCTCTCAATACCCTTCTACCTTTGACTACAAAGATGACAGCCTATTTAAATCCTGCAAAACCTACTCCGAAGACTCTGAGTATCATTCAGCCCATATTTGAAGGTGCCATTTCTCAATTCGCGACGCTAAGAGGAGATTGGATGTGTAGAAGTATGAATGGACTGTTGAtcaaagttgaagaagccgatGAAGGAGGCATTTGGGAAGGTCagggtgggagagggaaagttGGGAATATAATGAATATCTGGGAGGCTATCATGCACGCTGCAGAAGTATGCTTAATCTTTATAAGCAACTGCCCTAGCTGACAACTAGCAGGGGGAAACAATGCTTGCTGAGTCCCTTTTCCCCAATCACCCCCCTCAATCGATCCTCACTCAGACCCTAGCATCTCCCCTAACTCTCGCCAATAAGGCTCTCTCTCCCACGTTATCTACTCTGAAGAAATATCTCTCCAGGCATACATTTACTGCCCTTGACCTTTACGCCTCTGTCTCCCGCTTATTACCGCAATGGGATCACATCATGTCTTCCTGCCTTGCACGTCTCGGTACACCCCAGTCACCTGCCACCACTGAACTCGTCACCGCCCTTGACCAACCGGTCAACACGCTCCGATCTCTCTCGCTCCGTTCATTCCCGGAGACGCTCGCTGACATACGTTCCGCGAAGACGGAAGGACCGCCCACTTCAGCAATTAGCGATGTCACGTACTCTACAATCTCCTATCTTGAGAGCTTGATGGAATATGAGAAAGTTGTGGAGGGCTTGTTGGGAAAAAGCAAATCTGAGAGAAGCTGGTTGATGGGATTGAATGAGTTGCCGAGTAGTGTGAGAAGTGCcgatgaggagggtggGATCGTAAAGTTTTTCGTGGCGGACGTGCTGGGTACATTGTTGAATCACCTGCATGCGAAGGCAAAGGGAATGAAACGACCGATAGGGCAGGCTTTTTTGCTCAACAATGGTAAGTCACGATGCATGAAAGAACAAAGTGACTGATCTGTCTCAAAGCCTCACATATCCGTAACATGTTAATTATCCAGTCAAATTCGGATATCACGGGTCCAGGTGCAGAAGCCATGTTAAACAAGGCAGTGCGAGATGCCCGAACGTAAGCCTCTTGTCATTTCCAGTACGACATCGTATATtgatctctttcttctggTGTAGCCAATTCGTTTCCGATTTCCAATCACTcacttctcttctcatATCAGCACCCCACTCTCACTCTCAACGATTCGCCGTCCCCCAGCTGCCTACTTCAGAACGCCATAACCTAAAAGAATCTTCTATTGCGTTCTTCGAGAGACTCGGCGAGCTTGAAGGTGTGGTAACCAGGTATCCACTCAACAGACAAGATCCAGAGATGAGGGATTCGGTGGGcaaagaggtggagggttTGGTGAGGAAGGGATATGAGGCATTTGCGGCAAGGTGCCAGAGTAAAGGGGCGGAGAAGTGTGAGTACACTATCTTTTGGATCTATAACACATGGTGGGCTAATATTAACTAGATGTGAGGAGCTCACCGGGTGAGATTAGCAGAAGGGTGCAAAGCATGTTTCGTTAAGTGATTCATTGTGATCTAAGCAAAGCTGCAGATATTGCTAGATGTGCATTACTTGTTTTTATGGACAATATTACCTCATGAATTGACAAGCTAGACGATGATTATTAATAGCAAGGGGTGTGTAGCAAGTCCCTATGATATGTCGATAAGTACCGTGATGATGCTCACCTTGCAAACTCTGAGCCcatgatttttttttgagaTTATCGGGTGATGTTCTTTAGAATATCATGAAGCAGATTGAAAGTGGGGTAGGCATTTGTTGCTCCAACTCTATGCTTGGTGAGTTCACGATAACATAGGCCCCAATCAGTCTGAACAGGAAACGATATTGGAAGGCTCCGGTTGGGCTTTTGCGTGCGTGCCACGCATGTCGTCCTTAGCCTTTGAAGCCTTCTGGGGCCTTTGAATCTCACTCGAAAGCTTATAGCGCA includes the following:
- a CDS encoding vacuolar protein sorting-associated protein; its protein translation is MAAIPPPTATWDTIQDVFYRKDEIYSLEWKISDLSDYIVTSARNGGPIAMIRDERKIMLLGKHPPGKPKIYVYTSSGILLNTFTWDLTPPILLHFTSQNLIVLSDEGLYRVYDLSSSGEYKQHTLGSEVAEMGLVDAQAWEDGMIVLTGGLEYLQVNGWSGGRAMRLSPSGLSELPTSWSLLSPDKSPTGHAQVLFSTSSTLITLDALERIDQRVSRGPFSHIRVSPNGRFLALITVFGLLWVVSSDFSRNLSEVDIGELSDNAGLPEKVEWCGDNAVVLGWGGKVIVVGPAGDSLKYNYSPSVHLVWELDGLRVISSTSCDFIQKVPDSSLSVFRPGSTHPASILYDAFDHFERKSPKADENIRSIRPELADAVDTCIQAAGREIEVIWQRKLLKAAQFGQAFMDLYNPSEFVEMAQTLKVLNAVRYFEVGIPITYDQYITSSPSYLISHLISRNLHLLALRISQHLSIRPDPVLKHWATARITRSNKGVDPSDRGVIEDEQVCEAIVEKFEKEGERGVSYAETAKKAWEAGRTRLATMLLDHEPRATEQVPLLLQMKQDKIALTKAVDSGDTDLVYHVLLHLRSSLTPGDFFHILDDSISPNLKPAVNLLQVYARQADRQLLRNFYYQDDRRTESACLEMEEAGQSQDINDRIEHLKVAAKRFGESKERAFEAKMIEDAQRLLTLQEAYERELVHKFKFTGLSVDEFIHKLLIEGFGKRAERVRADWKVPDKRWWWVKLKALAEVKDWDGLEGFAKSKKSPIGYEPFVTHLLSLTPPQPKHAATFVSRCDAKDRADLYVRCGEWGKAAEAARERGDRAKLEQLRRMAPTGFAQRDVDEVLQRSGK